AACACATGGCGACAGGAGTATATTTACCACCACCGGACTTCCTGCAATTTCCGATTACGCAGATGCATATACACCACCCTGCATTTTATCCCGACAgttaacaacaacaacaacgaCGACGGTCTCGCTTGTCGTCGCCTGGCGCTCTCGAACAATCACATTGCAGCTGGCTTCTCTGACGGCGCAGTTCACCTATTCCACCTCCCAGATGGGTTCCACGTCTCTACCTTCTATCCTCAGCACCGTGATCGCCTTGGTCGCTTCTCTAGTGCTGTATCCGGTATTATTTTATCTGATGTTCGTATAGTCTTTGCCACTCTGGATGGCGACATTCATACGACGGACATCGAGGACGAAGACATGGCTCCTCTAAGAAGAGCACATTTGGGCGATGTAGTGAACCACGGTGCTCTAGTTGACTTCACTGGCTGTGACCGGTGGTGGGTTGGCCTCTACGCAGGTGGACTTGATTCAAATTCTCATCTACTTTGTGTTAAATGACAAGGATTCGCTTGTTTTTACCCCTCTTAATTACAATACTTTCtcaaatatgaaatttctCTCTTTAAATGGCAATCACTTCATTAATACATGTGCCATGTGTTGGTGTATGCAACAGAAGTTTTCAATTGATTGTTTGGCTTTCTCCAGGTGTTCCGGGCCATGCGTTCCGGATATGGAATAGTGTAAGCGAAGAGCTAGTTTCTGTGGGAGGGACGCTAACCGATCCCCAATCGGTAATGGGTTGGCATTTATTGACTGAATTAACCGAGCTAATTGGCCGAGTTCGAGTGACAGGCAACAACGAGGCCGTGGCGTGCACTAGGCTTAAGGTTATCGTGTTTGACCTACAAAACCAAGGTATAGTACTGAGGGAGGAAGAAACCCGAAGGCGCATCATGGTGGGCTTGTTCGATGCTAACAATGAGTCGGCACTGATTACGGACGACCGGGGTGTAGCTAGCGTGCGTTTAGTGGCcaatttggaggaaaaatgtTGGTTTAGATTAAGGGGTCGTAACCTGAGGAGGACTTTGGGGTGTGTAAACAGTGGATATGGACTAATATGTGGTGCAGGAGAGATTAGGGTTTATGAGATAGAACAGGGGCAATATCTGTACAATTTAAGGGAAGCAATTGGGCATTGCAATGCCCTAATAGCAGATGAAAAGTATGTGGCTGCTTGCTCTTCTGATGGTACTATTCATTTATGGTACTTTGGGGCTGCATAAGCTCAGAATTGTTTGAGGAGTAGGAGTAGTAGGGGGAATTAGGGTTTCAGGGAGTAGTCATTTCTTCCCAATTTGATTGCTTTGATAGGGACAGGTAGTTTGTGGTGGGTTGCGACAATGCTTCTTTTTTAGATTTGAGTTGTTGACCTTTGACTCTTTGCAAAGACCAAAAGAGCCTTTTTGGCTCTGTTCTTTCATTTCCAAGTAGACCAAAATCGCTCACCTTTCActttcattctctctctctctctctctctctcctttgATGGGAACTCACAACTTTTGTTTGTACTTTTAATGTTGCAGTCTTGTAAAACCTAAACAACCAAAAGATGATGCAActaaatgtttttcttttgattttttatttattctttatctaTCTATCTGTCTATTGAAACTTTTACAATGATTAACAAAATAGGAACCACATTAAATAAGTTAACATTGAGATCTCATCAATAATTTTGGTGTTATGGGTTCAAGTTGGACGTTCgtatatttgtttatgtgagttattgtaatttatttatcatttttaattgtattaatatatcgTTTGAATTTAAATGTTGCCTATTAGATGATTTATTGTATCTTATTATcgttattagttaaaaataaaatataatttaaaaacattttacaagtacaaaataaaactccatttaattgttttattaagattttttttgtttttaatcatTAGTTTAaagtcaatttatttattattttggttaattatcttctttctcttttatttaacTAACTACAATGAAAATCACAGTAAGTACGCAGTCCTCTGGAGTGTGTTTCAATGGTCAGTAAATACTTATTGAGTTGAGGGTAAGATACATACAATACTTCTGAGTTGAAAAGGTTTCTTTCAAGGGAAAATTctcacaaaatatatatgacaataaaaaatattaccactaataatagatatttagttataataactttattttgacacaatattattattattttttaaattgaaagcAATGAGACTATTGTTTTTTAGGAAATTgattggaataattaatatcaaatatctatGTCTAACAACTATAgacaattataacaattatatactaattaccaatatcacataattatatctaatcaacaattactattaaagtaaaacgacacttattattaaaataaaataaaattcccaATACATTGATGGGATTGAAACCATAACCTTATAGTTATGGGCCTCAACTTCACGAATTAAACTAAATCTTATGATCGGacacaatatatatgattttaaggAACTTAATGGTAACAAATATTGGGACGAAGTTATCGGCTTATCGCTGTTGACAAATAGAGACACATCGATAATTCAACCATAATAATGGTTATTATCATTGAGTTTTCGCCATacatatgatattaattattatggtaaaagtttatatactattttcttgtcagtaattatattttcttgtcagtaattataatagacaattttaacataatttgtATCCCTGATAATTGAAAATCATTAttgtgaaaaatgaaaagttattTGTCACCCAACACATAATTAGCAATAatttttagggaaaaatatttttttagttcgttaagtatgcccaattttagttttaattctataagtatgtccatttttattaactccagtaacttgcaaaattgattagttttagtcctccaGTCGATTCGATTTATAATTTGCGCCAGAAAAGTGACATGGCATGACACCTAGATgcgtttttgttgatttataatcctatgtggcaaaaattatgatgtggaaGACAAGTTGACTATCTTTTGCAGGGAAGAAAGATgacttttcttctctccaaaCTTGCACAAAAGATGACCATCATTAAACCAAGCAAAAGCTCCCTGATCCTTGTAATTTACTTCTTGCATTTTCTAATGCCTTGgtggactgttgctagacgatCACACATGATGACGGGTGCTTTCAGATTAGGTGTTAATCAaaagtgattaattaaatataatttagttaatcTAGTATAACCCCAAGATTTGCTGAGTGTGAACCTATAGAGTTGCACAAACACtactcaattaattatgaattaactCTAGaaggaataaattaatttgataggTCAAATGATGTTATCATGTAATGGGAGAACCCATGTGATGGAAAACCtaagatttaattaatgagattaattaaatttaagttaggtttaattaattttataagatcaattttaattgaactacatgaattaattaataggatcaattaattagagttttgtcttgataatttaataagattaaataaattgagttaggctcaattatttgatggattaattaattgggttATGAGTTAGGATTTTGGCCAAATAGCATAAAGCCTCCTTGTGTTGTGAAAATTCAGCTAAAGATTCCCTTGTATTTTAAAGATAGGCAAAATACCTCATCTATTTTCGTAAACATAGCTTACGTGCCCGTATCCGTTAAAATTACTTAacggatttttatttttattattaaataaccgTAATGCCCTtgctattatattttatttcttattttaataatcgtTGGAATTTTTTGATTGAATCAAAGCCATTAGATCTAGTCAATTCATCTAAGTCGTTAAATTTATGACAGATTAAGGATTTAggttcaatcaatttttaatatatatatttataagttataaatataaaattattatatagaaaaataaataaaattaaaccccCTCCCACCCTCCGCCGCCCAGCCCAACAAACCCCCTCCCCTGCCCATACTCGTCGGTAACCTTGAAGGGgggtgatttttatttttaagttaaaaattaagaaaattaatttattttttagatttaaaaataattcaaagtaagtataaattttcatttaaatactTGAAATGGTAATCTAAATCTATATACTATTTacagtaaataatatttaatctagttaatat
This Sesamum indicum cultivar Zhongzhi No. 13 linkage group LG5, S_indicum_v1.0, whole genome shotgun sequence DNA region includes the following protein-coding sequences:
- the LOC105162930 gene encoding transcriptional regulator STERILE APETALA-like; this translates as MSASSSSSSSSGEEVEGGDGGGVEGPSSPRSRIRWGSEVWPAPFVEAVAVRVTADASTTVGRIAAAQALFNIFQVCSTWRAISRSELLWQNLTRRIWNVTHLTRNTWRQEYIYHHRTSCNFRLRRCIYTTLHFIPTVNNNNNDDGLACRRLALSNNHIAAGFSDGAVHLFHLPDGFHVSTFYPQHRDRLGRFSSAVSGIILSDVRIVFATLDGDIHTTDIEDEDMAPLRRAHLGDVVNHGALVDFTGCDRWWVGLYAGVPGHAFRIWNSVSEELVSVGGTLTDPQSVMGWHLLTELTELIGRVRVTGNNEAVACTRLKVIVFDLQNQGIVLREEETRRRIMVGLFDANNESALITDDRGVASVRLVANLEEKCWFRLRGRNLRRTLGCVNSGYGLICGAGEIRVYEIEQGQYLYNLREAIGHCNALIADEKYVAACSSDGTIHLWYFGAA